The sequence AAATTCTAACATTTCTTTCACGAGGTCAGCACAAAATTGGCCGCGACTCAAAAAGGACACATTTCCACAAGGCTATTTGTCTTcttttaatgacttttttttatgacttCAAATACATCCGGACAAAGACAGACAAAAAGTTCAAAGAGGGTAAAATTCCTCAATTAATAATCCAAAAGTGCAAATATGTTGTGGATCTAAAAAGATTGCACACCCACTGCTAAATGccaagataaatcatttcaaaacattcCCCTATCAGCTTGACCTGGAGAACTCTCGTTAATCTTTCCAAGAGACATCTACCGTCTTCAAAAGTTTTTTACGGGTTATACATCACAGAATTTTTGAAATGATCCATCTTAGTCTCGTTTTGTTTCCAATCACAAAAACCTACCATTtgcacaggggtgtgtagactttagaTAGCCACTCTAAGACAGGAGTCCATTTGGGGGTAGGCCTCTCACGAGTTTCCTTTCTCTTTTCTCAGCGCGCCCGCCTGTTGGATCACTCGGCCGAGCTGCACGTGGAGCTTCTGCAGCTCGGTCGCTATGGCAACCAGCGCCCTCTCCACGCTGTCGGCGGGGGGTGACGTCACGTTCTGCTCTTTGGCACCCAACGGCGAGGAGCCATTATACGTCTGCAGGGTGGCGTTGAAGCGCCTCTCCCTCGCCTCGCCTTCTTCTCGGAGCTCCTGGCGAAGCAACTTGAGGGCCGCCTGCCAAGACGGGCACTGGCGGGACGCCGTCCGGGCCGGGTTCTCCATCTGCGCCCTGAGGGACGTCATGGCCCCGCGGCATGATTCCGACGACTCCAACAGCATGTTCTGCCTCATGTGAGAGTTCTCCAGGGCGATAAAAAGTTTGTCCCATCGAAGGAGATTGTCAGATTGGCACGATGTTTGAGACTCCGTGGAATCCTCTGAGAAGAAACGTTGACTCGTTAAAGCTTTTGTACATGcaagtacaaataaatatacaatatatacataTTGTATACATGTACGTAACATATACGCTAATACAtaatatcatttaaaaaatactgACAGAGAAATAGATTTACAAAAAAAGGAATggtacatataaataaataaaaaatactataaatacatgaaaaatagtaaataaaaaatatatttatattgttatttgtttatttgcaaTTGTTCTGTTTTTATAGTAAAGGtcaaagccaaaaaaaaaatgatgtaatgGTACCTCCATGTTGCTCTCTGGACACCTCGTTGTCGTAGAAGTCAACGTAGTCCACCTGGTTGAGGTACGGCGACCCGCCCGCGCACAAAATCAGGCACAGCACCCCCCATATTCTTAGAGCGCACATTTTTCTGGGGTCCAAAAGGTAGCAAAAAAAGCACTTGGCTTCTTGGAGGccctggaaaaaaatgctcgcTGTGAGCCCGCGGAGGACGCTTTATAATCTCACTtggagggaggagggagggactTTTTGGGTTCTCCTACAGCAAAGCTCGCTTTTGAGTTCTCCAGATAATTTTAAATGAGATGGTTCCGTTTTTGAACAATTGGACTTCCTTTAGGACATTCCCGACAATTCCCAGATGCAAAATGCAGGATGAGGCCTTGAGTTACATTGACACAAATATAGATGTCATTCGATTTTACCTGGTGTGACGGTGTTGGCGGTCCCCGGGAATGAAAAAACACGAGTCAGCATCCTGAGCGGACGTGGCGGCAATCCGTGGAGGTGTTCTGCACgggaagaggggaaaaaaaagcaacattacagcgcatcagcaaaatgtttggattttctttttttcaaatacaCCCACACAAATTTACAACACATttctatattattatatacatatttataggTATTTTAAAATAGACATACAAATCAAGATGATAAAGAAAATGAACTTGGAGGAGGTCTCATTGTGAGGAGAAACTCGACGGGAGTGAAATGACGAAAGCGCCGGTCAGCAGCATTGTGTAATAagctgcgtttttttttttttgttgttttttttaacagctaATATGTTCCTCCCATATCAACACCAGCAGTTAGGACGAAGAGGACGTACCTTTTTTGCATCCATCCTGACGAGGGagcgcaaaaaaaaagtccttatcCATCCAATTTATTCTTCTGTAATTCACTCATCACGAGATGTTTGATGCTTACTTCCTGTGGAAAGACTTTGGGGGAGAAaaacaaccccccaaaaaaaaagcaggaaatGTAGTTGACCGTTTGCAAGGGACAGATTTAGTtgagcctttttttgttttgctgagtCTTAGGAAAGCGCCATTAAATATCACACCGCTGGGAAATGGAAATGCTTATGTAGTGCATGTTACAAAATATGGCCTGTGCtcctcaatataaaaaaaataattcatgtaTATCAGTGAATGAGTATTTTTGACTAAATTTCTTTCATGGTTAAACAATTTAAAACCAACGCGGCATAAAAATGACTCGTATACAAAGAACAGtgtacgtttaaaaaaaaaatctcgattTCATCAGTTTGCATATTTATTTCCACATGCCAGCCCAACGCTGACGTCAGCTACATTGTGCCACACGCAtacactcacgcacgcacacacacctctaGTCCTTGATGACATCATCTACACCTcatgagtccccccccccctacaataTTCCCATTACACACAAAATGGCCTCTATGAGGTGAAAATGAACAACATATGGGACTTGAATCGTCCAATTGGGACCCCTGAGCGGGGGGGTGTTTGTGTAACGATCCAATTTCACCCTACTTGGCTTGGGAAAGCAAAAACAAGGTGGAAAATGAGCTCAACTGTGCCCCTGTTTTGGGGAATGGttaggacacttcattaggtacacttagggtcaaatatataaaaatgccGTCTCTGTCCCAAAGTAGCAAGAAGAAGTAGTTCACCTGTCCATCACTTGTTTGGCCACAATGAGGGGAAGATGGCAGCGTTGAAATTAGTTGGAAGACGCGACGGGCTCACAAGATGGAGG is a genomic window of Syngnathus typhle isolate RoL2023-S1 ecotype Sweden linkage group LG16, RoL_Styp_1.0, whole genome shotgun sequence containing:
- the LOC133169211 gene encoding pentraxin-related protein PTX3-like, whose amino-acid sequence is MCALRIWGVLCLILCAGGSPYLNQVDYVDFYDNEVSREQHGEDSTESQTSCQSDNLLRWDKLFIALENSHMRQNMLLESSESCRGAMTSLRAQMENPARTASRQCPSWQAALKLLRQELREEGEARERRFNATLQTYNGSSPLGAKEQNVTSPPADSVERALVAIATELQKLHVQLGRVIQQAGALRKEKGNS